TTGGGCAACTCTAAGAAGAGAAGCGTTTTTCGGCTTCTTTGCTTATTAGTTGGGGTTCAGCCTTTTTCAAGGCTAGGGTATCTCCTTCTCAGCTTACTGACAGCTCCTCAATCTCCAAATTGGCTGTCAAGTGCTTTCCTTGACAGGCAATTTGGAGATTGAGATACTTTTTAAAGCTGAGAATGAATAAATTTCTCCTTTCATGTTGATATAAAAAGTTAAGCACACGGCACGAAGGCAAAAATCTCAACTGCGGTTAGCACTCTGATATTCGTGGGTTTTCACATTTTATCTTTCCGTATAAAGGAGCTTCCACTAACTTAAAACGTGAGTTAGCCTACATAGGCATATCACAAGTACATTTCGTGGTTTCTCCTTACCGGTTTTTACCTTTGCCTCCGAGCCCTATGCTCCAACTTTTAACAAAAATTGATATTACTTTTATTAGTAACTATTACTTTGCAATAGTGTTATTTTCAATCTCTTGAGTTACTGCCCAGATAAATCCTGCTAATTCTCTTGCAACGGCTGTTAGTGCCTTCCCAAATGACTTTCCACGTGATAGTAAACGAAAATACTTTTTATGCAGGCGATTTTGAGCTTTCCATGAGATCATTTGAACATTGGGCAACTGTCCTTCGAGTCTTTTCTTTAAATCCCCCTTTATAGCAGGCGGAAATCGATAACTCCAGGCTGCTTCTACAAGCAAACGACGAACATGACGATTTCCTGTTTTGGTAATATTCCCTTGCCTTCTGATTTCACCACTAGAACTTTCACTTGGAATTAACCCAATGTAAGACATAAATTTTTTTGGAGAAGCAAATCTTTTAAATGATCCAATCTCAGCCACAAGACTAGTAGCTGTAATCATAGCTATTCCCCTTAATGATTGGAGTGCTTGAATCATTGGCGCATGGTAACCTTCGGTTGATTGTAATTTTATTTCTTCCTCTAACCGTTTTACCCTTTGCTCAATTTCTTGCAAATGGTGCAGATACTCTTGAAAAACTACTTTGGATGCAGAACGCTCAAATTTTAGAGTATTTAACCATTCACGATATCTACGAGTCCACTTTTTTCCTTTGAAAGGAGGGTGAATATCATTGCGTAAAAGGAATTTCGATAATCGATGTTTGGCTCTTAATTCATCTTCTTTGGCATCTTCACGGGCACGAACTAAATCCCGAAGGGCTTCATCATCTTCTGTCGGCACATAAACAGACGTTAATTCACCTGCACGGAATAATTTTGCTAGTTTAATCGAATCCCTACGGTCAGTTTTGATGCGCTCACCTGGTTTTTTAGGGATTAAAGATGGTGCGATCACTTCACATTCAATTCCTAGGCTAAGAAAAAACCGATATAAACAATAGCCAGTTGGTCCAGCTTCATAACACACTCGAAGATTCTCTTTTTCTCCAAGCTTTTTTATTAACTTTCTAATGGATTCCGGTGTGTTAGGAATCATTCCCCAATACCTTGGCTCATCACGACCTTCATCTGCAATGGCAACGGCAATTTTTTCTTTTGAAACGTCTAAACCTACATATTTTATGGTATCCTTCATAATAACTAGCTCCTTCCGTAATGTAGCTCTGATTTGGTTTGTTTTTTTCCAGTAAACAGTGTAACCAAATTAACCTACGGTGTTACGAGTAAGGAGCTAGTTTCGTTCATGATAACTTAAGCTAACGGGTAGCATTACTTCAACAATGAGGTAATGCCTTTTTCTTCTTCAAGTAAATGGCAGTTTAGTGGAAGAATATAGATGATAATCCATCTCTTTTTTTGTCGTACTTGACCCAATTTACAAAGAAAAGAGTGGCACAGAGCCACTTTTTAGAAGGGAATAGAAAGTTAATACATGCTATGTCCAATTTATAGATTAGTGTAGTTAAAAGAGTACAATACCGAGGATATTTTAATTCCCCTTAAACCAATATTTTGTAATATAAAAACAATCGTCCATAAAGAACAGTTGTTAAAGAGAGCACAACAACTACTACAACCACCACAACAACACACATTTTGTTTCAA
The DNA window shown above is from Neobacillus sp. WH10 and carries:
- a CDS encoding IS110 family transposase, which codes for MKDTIKYVGLDVSKEKIAVAIADEGRDEPRYWGMIPNTPESIRKLIKKLGEKENLRVCYEAGPTGYCLYRFFLSLGIECEVIAPSLIPKKPGERIKTDRRDSIKLAKLFRAGELTSVYVPTEDDEALRDLVRAREDAKEDELRAKHRLSKFLLRNDIHPPFKGKKWTRRYREWLNTLKFERSASKVVFQEYLHHLQEIEQRVKRLEEEIKLQSTEGYHAPMIQALQSLRGIAMITATSLVAEIGSFKRFASPKKFMSYIGLIPSESSSGEIRRQGNITKTGNRHVRRLLVEAAWSYRFPPAIKGDLKKRLEGQLPNVQMISWKAQNRLHKKYFRLLSRGKSFGKALTAVARELAGFIWAVTQEIENNTIAK